The following coding sequences are from one Treponema parvum window:
- the thrA gene encoding bifunctional aspartate kinase/homoserine dehydrogenase I — protein sequence MITLKFGGTSMASASRIMNSSDIIIGRAKKTRVSVIVSAVAGISNSLQESIDSCIKGDLSEKFVTHVRSVHESICSELESELPGFDAAPVMQKIDPLLAEYKKLLQGITVFGECPETVHCRIMGMGELMSSPVMEAVLRAKKQSVVLLDSRKFIITNGDQKEGDPDYVSTGNLLQPYRDGEDKSQTQILLFPGFICSWIGGTGKEPVPGLLGRNGSDFSASIIGSSLGVEKVEFWTDVDGIYTADPRIVKDALVVDDMSYEEAMELSFFGSKILHPKTLAPLAAKNIEAWSLNSLKPSVRGTRIGRGPFEKSGAVEKNAVRGISCLKNASMISVSGTGMKGRAGMASRVFAAVSRVGVSILLITQSSSEYTISFCVHSAQANEACDSLAKEFELEIQEGIIDPVEIQKDCAIVSVVGDGMIEKRGTAGKFFDSLATYGINIIAIAQGSSERCISCVIKGDSGDLAVRAAHVFFFHSSQSIQLFVFGAGGIGGVLLDQICAQQKKLLADQNIEIKVMVIARSKFMAMDPYGIKLKTWKETLAASEKKTGIEDVLKFVNETKPLNPVFVDCTASYEIAERYVDLLNMGMHIVTPNKRANSMSMDYYRSIRSAANTMHRRFLYETNVGAGLPIIDNLQNLFKSGDRLTEFKGIMSGSLSYIFGRLDEDVPFSRAVIEAKEKKFTEPDPRDDLSGMDVARKALIIAREAGLEIELPDIVINRVFPENFNTEGSVDEFLHRLPEIDSYFTKKMSNLKKQGKVLRMGASITGGKCFVGMLEVTADDPLYGVKGGENAFVFHTERYNPIPLTVRGYGAGAAVTAAGVFGDILRTVNFNSEF from the coding sequence AAGTCGGATCATGAATTCGTCGGATATTATTATAGGCAGGGCGAAAAAAACTCGGGTGAGCGTAATTGTTTCTGCGGTCGCAGGAATTTCAAACAGCCTTCAGGAAAGCATTGACAGCTGCATAAAAGGAGACCTTTCGGAAAAATTCGTTACGCATGTGCGATCGGTGCATGAAAGCATATGCAGTGAACTTGAATCCGAACTTCCGGGATTTGATGCCGCTCCGGTTATGCAAAAAATCGACCCCTTGCTTGCGGAATATAAAAAGCTTTTGCAGGGAATAACCGTCTTCGGCGAATGTCCCGAAACGGTTCATTGCCGCATAATGGGAATGGGAGAACTCATGAGTTCCCCCGTCATGGAAGCCGTGCTGCGCGCAAAAAAACAGAGCGTAGTGCTTTTGGATTCCAGAAAATTTATCATAACAAACGGGGATCAAAAAGAAGGAGATCCCGATTATGTTTCTACGGGAAACCTCTTGCAGCCTTACCGCGACGGAGAAGACAAATCGCAGACGCAGATACTGCTTTTTCCCGGATTTATATGTTCGTGGATAGGGGGAACGGGCAAAGAACCCGTCCCCGGCCTTTTAGGCAGAAACGGATCGGATTTTTCCGCTTCCATAATAGGATCGTCCTTAGGCGTCGAAAAAGTGGAATTTTGGACTGATGTCGACGGCATTTACACTGCCGATCCCCGCATAGTCAAAGACGCCCTTGTCGTTGACGATATGAGTTATGAAGAAGCGATGGAGCTTTCGTTTTTCGGTTCCAAGATACTTCACCCCAAGACTCTGGCTCCTTTGGCGGCCAAAAATATTGAAGCGTGGAGCCTTAACAGCTTAAAACCTTCCGTCCGTGGAACAAGGATAGGTAGAGGTCCTTTTGAAAAGTCCGGGGCTGTAGAAAAAAACGCCGTGAGAGGTATTTCATGTCTTAAAAACGCTTCCATGATCAGCGTGAGCGGTACGGGCATGAAGGGCAGGGCAGGCATGGCAAGCCGCGTTTTTGCAGCCGTTTCAAGAGTCGGCGTTTCCATTCTCCTTATAACCCAGTCGTCTTCCGAATATACTATTTCTTTTTGCGTTCATAGCGCACAGGCAAATGAGGCCTGTGATTCGCTTGCAAAGGAATTTGAACTTGAGATACAGGAAGGCATTATAGATCCTGTGGAAATTCAAAAAGATTGCGCTATTGTTTCCGTCGTCGGCGACGGGATGATCGAAAAGCGCGGAACGGCCGGCAAATTCTTTGATTCGCTTGCCACATACGGTATCAATATAATCGCTATAGCCCAAGGGTCGTCTGAAAGATGTATTTCCTGCGTCATAAAAGGAGATTCCGGCGATTTGGCCGTTAGAGCTGCGCACGTGTTTTTCTTCCATTCTTCTCAATCCATACAGCTGTTCGTTTTCGGAGCGGGCGGGATAGGAGGCGTTCTTCTTGACCAAATATGCGCGCAGCAAAAAAAACTGCTTGCCGATCAAAATATAGAAATAAAGGTTATGGTGATCGCGCGATCAAAATTTATGGCGATGGATCCGTACGGAATAAAACTTAAGACGTGGAAAGAGACTCTCGCCGCTTCCGAAAAAAAGACCGGCATTGAAGATGTTCTCAAATTTGTAAACGAGACAAAACCTCTCAATCCAGTCTTTGTGGACTGCACAGCGAGCTATGAAATTGCAGAGCGGTACGTCGATCTTCTCAATATGGGGATGCACATAGTGACGCCCAACAAACGCGCAAATTCGATGTCGATGGATTATTATCGAAGTATCCGTTCTGCGGCAAATACCATGCACCGCCGGTTTTTGTACGAAACCAATGTGGGCGCGGGGCTGCCTATAATCGACAACCTGCAAAATCTTTTTAAAAGCGGCGATCGCCTTACGGAATTTAAAGGAATAATGTCGGGTTCGCTTTCTTATATTTTCGGACGGTTGGATGAAGACGTTCCGTTCAGTCGGGCTGTGATCGAAGCCAAAGAAAAGAAATTTACCGAACCCGATCCACGCGACGATCTTAGCGGTATGGACGTGGCCAGAAAGGCTCTCATAATCGCCCGCGAGGCCGGTCTTGAGATTGAACTTCCGGACATAGTTATAAACCGTGTTTTCCCTGAAAATTTTAACACCGAAGGCAGCGTCGACGAATTTTTGCACAGACTGCCCGAAATAGATTCTTATTTTACAAAAAAGATGAGCAATCTTAAAAAACAAGGCAAAGTTTTGCGCATGGGCGCTTCGATCACGGGCGGAAAGTGTTTTGTCGGCATGCTCGAAGTTACGGCGGACGATCCTCTGTACGGCGTAAAAGGCGGAGAAAACGCTTTTGTATTCCATACGGAACGCTATAACCCGATTCCTCTTACGGTTCGCGGGTACGGCGCCGGCGCTGCGGTAACTGCGGCGGGCGTATTCGGAGACATACTGCGTACTGTAAATTTCAATTCCGAATTTTAG